A single Polyodon spathula isolate WHYD16114869_AA chromosome 6, ASM1765450v1, whole genome shotgun sequence DNA region contains:
- the LOC121316919 gene encoding transmembrane protein 200A-like, with protein MIATGGVITGLAALKRQDSARSQHHLPLPTPPSPQEKKRAKRKPRADVVVVRGKIRLNSPSGFFLILGILISMIGIAMAMLGYWPEKEHVLTAESKLSTNDTQVTRDRGGMVSQFFEQHLHSEKMKMLGPFTMGIGIFIFICANALLHENRDKETKVIHMRDIYSTVIDIHSLRIKEQKCMNGAFTCPIGESEMKKYENQCASKLAANTLLTFSDLGDDVIVTRRESCIEDYGLADEPKGGSNLLLPIRKEGSGSVFGFQTESSRLKEDKNMNSKKCETKSIVSSSISAFTLPVIKLNNCVIDEPDMDNITEDSELSRGKSRQPSMDSLAVPSMDITETYKPPSPMLLISNSARECPTFSSLSPGSASGRYLSPGAARKDFGSNASLHMLSAHSKSLDLDRGPSMLTVQPEQRKHPSWPRLDRSNSKGYTKLEDNEDPMDRLLVPQTSNKRDYTKKEKLLMISRSHNNLCFEHEAFMSNTLKRGTSETRF; from the coding sequence ATGATAGCAACTGGGGGTGTAATAACAGGTCTGGCAGCCTTAAAGAGGCAGGACTCGGCCAGATCCCAGCACCATCTGCCTTTGCCTACGCCACCTTCTCCCCAAGAGAAAAAGAGAGCGAAGCGGAAGCCCCGGGCAGATGTGGTGGTTGTTAGGGGCAAGATCAGATTAAACTCCCCTTCTGGGTTTTTTCTTATTCTTGGGATATTGATCTCAATGATTGGGATTGCAATGGCAATGCTTGGTTACTGGCCTGAAAAGGAGCATGTCTTAACAGCAGAATCCAAACTATCAACTAATGACACACAGGTTACACGTGACCGTGGCGGGATGGTGTCTCAGTTTTTTGAGCAGCACTTGCAttctgaaaaaatgaaaatgctaggACCTTTCACCATGGGCATCggcatctttatttttatttgtgctaATGCCTTACTACACGAGAACAGAGACAAGGAGACCAAAGTGATACACATGAGAGATATCTACTCCACTGTTATTGACATACACAGCCTGAGGATCaaagaacagaaatgcatgaATGGGGCCTTCACCTGTCCAATTGGGGAATCTGAGATGAAAAAGTATGAGAACCAATGTGCTTCGAAGTTAGCTGCTAATACTCTGTTGACTTTCTCTGACCTTGGTGATGATGTCATAGTGACACGGCGAGAGAGCTGTATTGAGGATTATGGTTTAGCTGATGAACCCAAGGGAGGCTCAAACCTCCTACTTCCAATACGCAAAGAAGGATCTGGTTCTGTGTTTGGCTTCCAGACAGAAAGCAGCAGGCTAAAAGAAGACAAAAATATGAACTCTAAAAAATGTGAAACCAAGTCTATTGTCTCATCTTCAATTAGTGCTTTTACGCTTCCTGTAATTAAACTGAATAACTGTGTGATTGATGAGCCTGATATGGATAACATAACGGAGGACTCTGAACTCAGTAGAGGTAAATCTCGACAGCCTTCCATGGATTCCCTAGCAGTTCCTTCAATGGATATTACTGAAACATACAAACCTCCCAGCCCTATGCTTCTAATCAGCAACTCAGCTAGAGAGTGCCCAACCTTTTCATCCCTCTCTCCAGGATCAGCAAGTGGGAGATACTTATCGCCTGGAGCTGCCCGGAAGGATTTTGGTTCCAATGCTTCCCTCCACATGCTGTCTGCCCATTCAAAATCCTTAGATTTAGATAGAGGACCTTCCATGTTAACTGTTCAGCCTGAACAAAGGAAACATCCAAGCTGGCCAAGGCTGGACCGCAGCAACAGCAAAGGCTACACAAAACTCGAGGATAATGAGGATCCAATGGACAGATTGCTGGTCCCACAGACCTCAAACAAAAGGGATTATACTAAAAAGGAAAAACTACTTATGATCTCAAGGTCTCACAATAATCTGTGTTTTGAACATGAAGCATTTATGAGCAACACCTTAAAGCGAGGGACATCGGAGACAAGATtctaa